From Leptotrichia wadei, one genomic window encodes:
- a CDS encoding cysteine desulfurase family protein: MKIVYLDNAATTKMSDKVINEMTKSFSENYGNPSSVHALGQRAKSAVEKARHIVSQNLEVETTEIVFTSGGAEGNNLAIRGFLKANEDKGKHIVTSKIEHSTILKDFEQLEKEGYEVSYIGTDENGVVNIEELKQELREDTAIVSIMFVNNETGVIQPIKEIGEILAEKNIFFHTDAVQAMGKIKILPKDLKIGALTGTAHKFYGPKGTGFVFVDKKYSIEKEIWGGSQERNRRAGTENVHGILGLGVALEEVYENLKEIEEKEEKLQNYLETKLKSEIGKLGKKIKINGEKANRIKTTTNVYIEGTDIQMLLVALDLRGICVSGGSACMSGSLESSHVLKAMGLTDEELKGSFRISIGKDTTIEEIDYFVENLAEIV, from the coding sequence ATGAAAATAGTATATTTAGATAATGCGGCGACTACTAAAATGTCTGATAAAGTTATAAATGAAATGACAAAATCATTTAGTGAAAATTATGGAAATCCATCATCTGTACATGCTTTGGGGCAACGTGCAAAGTCAGCTGTGGAAAAAGCAAGACATATAGTTTCTCAAAATTTGGAAGTGGAAACGACTGAGATTGTGTTTACTTCTGGCGGGGCTGAAGGGAACAATCTTGCTATTCGTGGATTTTTGAAGGCAAATGAAGATAAGGGGAAGCATATTGTAACTTCTAAAATAGAACATTCGACAATTTTAAAGGACTTTGAACAGCTGGAAAAGGAAGGATATGAAGTTTCTTATATTGGAACTGATGAAAATGGAGTTGTCAATATTGAAGAATTAAAGCAAGAATTAAGGGAAGATACGGCTATTGTTTCGATAATGTTTGTAAATAATGAAACTGGGGTTATTCAGCCGATTAAGGAAATAGGAGAGATTTTAGCGGAAAAAAATATATTTTTTCATACGGATGCGGTTCAAGCAATGGGAAAAATAAAAATTTTGCCAAAAGATTTGAAAATAGGGGCTTTGACAGGAACTGCACATAAATTTTACGGGCCTAAGGGGACAGGATTTGTGTTTGTTGATAAAAAGTATTCGATTGAAAAGGAAATCTGGGGCGGTTCACAGGAAAGAAACCGAAGGGCTGGAACGGAAAATGTTCATGGAATTTTGGGACTTGGAGTTGCACTTGAAGAAGTATATGAAAATTTGAAGGAAATAGAAGAAAAAGAAGAAAAATTACAAAATTATTTAGAAACAAAATTAAAAAGTGAAATTGGGAAACTTGGAAAAAAAATAAAAATAAATGGAGAAAAAGCAAATAGAATAAAAACTACAACAAATGTCTACATAGAAGGAACAGATATTCAAATGCTTCTGGTAGCGCTTGATTTGAGGGGAATTTGCGTAAGCGGCGGATCTGCATGCATGTCAGGGTCGTTGGAAAGTTCGCATGTTTTGAAGGCTATGGGACTTACTGATGAGGAGTTGAAAGGTTCGTTTAGAATTAGTATTGGAAAGGATACGACTATTGAGGAAATAGATTATTTTGTAGAAAATTTAGCGGAAATAGTTTAA
- a CDS encoding DUF2207 family protein has product MIIIIIIEIILVILIGIYSVSTWYFFGKDPKRKTIIPEFSEPENISSMFVAYINGERDSKEILKIGLLSLLLKNYIFLDDKNNEGNKIYVLNQKNKDNLKLRSETLFEEENNLLDILSENNLFENKLEIIGYKNRIIHFFEKKYNRMIYKNNYLYFIPFILGTAISIAFTLSELMHINIANSIIITTFIFIWLKYVFGMSGRILKFLYITVTVGGIIGIILYTDIFYGLILLILGAMFFIYRKVIGKYTFSGKRKLEYIEGLKMYFKTAEKNKMNEFETEEEKLNYFNQIFPYIVALKVENEKIGIFKDSLDFLNIMGSYAEAKYYVNEYVDTKFPIFRKKRIFW; this is encoded by the coding sequence ATGATTATTATTATTATAATTGAAATTATTTTAGTTATACTTATTGGTATATATTCTGTTTCAACGTGGTATTTTTTTGGAAAAGATCCAAAAAGGAAAACTATTATTCCTGAATTTTCTGAACCAGAAAATATTTCGTCAATGTTTGTTGCATATATCAATGGAGAGAGAGATTCAAAAGAAATATTGAAAATAGGACTGTTATCGTTATTATTGAAAAATTATATTTTTTTAGATGATAAAAATAATGAAGGAAATAAAATATATGTTTTGAACCAGAAAAATAAGGATAATCTGAAACTGCGAAGCGAAACTTTATTTGAGGAAGAAAATAATTTGCTGGATATTCTTTCTGAAAATAATCTATTTGAAAATAAACTTGAAATTATCGGATATAAAAATCGTATTATACATTTTTTTGAAAAGAAATATAATAGAATGATTTATAAAAATAATTATCTATATTTTATTCCATTTATTTTAGGAACTGCAATTTCCATAGCTTTTACATTATCAGAGCTAATGCATATAAATATAGCAAATTCAATTATTATTACGACTTTTATATTTATATGGCTAAAATATGTATTTGGAATGTCAGGGAGAATATTAAAATTTTTGTATATCACGGTAACTGTAGGTGGAATTATTGGTATTATATTGTATACAGATATATTTTATGGATTAATTTTATTAATTTTAGGAGCAATGTTTTTTATTTATAGGAAAGTTATAGGGAAATACACGTTTTCAGGTAAGCGAAAGCTGGAGTACATTGAAGGACTAAAAATGTATTTTAAAACTGCTGAAAAAAATAAAATGAATGAATTTGAAACAGAAGAAGAAAAACTTAATTACTTCAATCAAATATTTCCTTATATTGTTGCACTTAAAGTGGAAAATGAAAAAATAGGAATTTTTAAGGATTCTTTGGATTTTTTAAATATAATGGGAAGTTATGCTGAGGCTAAATATTATGTTAATGAATATGTAGATACGAAATTTCCAATTTTTAGAAAAAAACGTATTTTTTGGTAA
- a CDS encoding LemA family protein gives MNILLIAIGSLIVLAIIAAVIYNRYVKLKNLNEEGFHEIGICLQKRLDLIPGLINVVKGYALHEKETLENVIKLRSQMEIIDKKNIDNIEKIKKIENETEKTLKSIMILQENYPDLKANENFLKLQTQLMQIETEIQRSRRYYNGTARDRNTFVETFPNNFIGKILGFKKSKFLEITDKAEKTPEIKF, from the coding sequence ATGAATATTTTATTAATTGCCATAGGCAGTTTGATAGTATTAGCAATAATAGCAGCGGTAATCTATAACAGGTATGTTAAACTGAAAAATTTGAATGAGGAAGGTTTTCATGAGATAGGTATTTGCTTACAGAAAAGGCTGGATCTGATACCTGGTCTTATTAATGTTGTAAAAGGGTATGCATTACATGAAAAGGAAACATTAGAAAATGTTATTAAACTTAGAAGCCAAATGGAAATAATTGATAAAAAAAATATTGACAATATTGAAAAAATAAAAAAAATTGAGAATGAGACAGAAAAAACATTAAAATCAATAATGATATTACAGGAAAATTATCCAGATTTAAAGGCTAATGAAAATTTTTTGAAATTGCAGACTCAATTGATGCAAATAGAAACTGAAATCCAAAGATCGAGAAGGTACTATAATGGAACAGCTAGAGATAGAAATACTTTTGTAGAAACTTTTCCAAATAATTTTATTGGAAAAATTTTGGGGTTTAAAAAGTCAAAATTTCTCGAAATAACAGATAAAGCAGAAAAAACTCCAGAAATTAAATTTTAA
- a CDS encoding PTS sugar transporter subunit IIB has product MVGIIVASHGEFAAGIKQSASMILGEAELLESVVFMPSEGPDDLYKKIQDAIAKLGTEEVLFLVDLWGGSPFNQSNRFFEEDPEKRAIVAGLNLPMLLAALSEREDMETAHEVAEAIVPEGKDQVRVRPEDLQPKEEAPKAAAQDDMPKGAIPPGTVIGDGKIKFVLARIDTRLLHGQVATSWTKATNPNRIIVVSDTVSKDELRKKLIEQAAPPGVRAHVIPLDKLVEVSKDSRFGNTKALLLFENPQDALYVIERGVDIKELNVGSMAHSVGKVMVNNVLSMDQNDVDTYKKLRDLGVKFDVRKVAADKRADLFKLISEKANEGLKL; this is encoded by the coding sequence ATGGTAGGAATTATCGTTGCAAGTCACGGTGAATTTGCTGCTGGTATAAAACAGTCGGCTTCAATGATTCTGGGTGAAGCTGAGTTGCTTGAATCAGTTGTTTTTATGCCAAGTGAAGGTCCAGATGACTTATATAAAAAAATTCAAGATGCCATTGCAAAACTAGGAACAGAAGAAGTTCTATTTTTAGTTGATTTATGGGGAGGAAGTCCATTTAATCAATCTAACCGTTTTTTTGAAGAGGATCCTGAAAAGAGAGCTATTGTTGCAGGGCTTAATTTGCCAATGCTTTTAGCCGCTTTGTCAGAAAGAGAAGATATGGAAACAGCTCATGAAGTGGCAGAAGCAATTGTTCCAGAAGGAAAAGATCAAGTTAGGGTACGTCCTGAAGATCTTCAGCCAAAAGAAGAAGCTCCAAAAGCTGCAGCGCAAGATGATATGCCAAAAGGTGCAATTCCACCAGGAACAGTTATCGGAGATGGGAAAATCAAATTCGTACTGGCACGTATTGACACACGTTTGCTGCACGGGCAAGTTGCAACAAGCTGGACAAAGGCAACAAATCCAAACAGAATAATTGTTGTTTCAGATACGGTTTCAAAGGATGAATTACGTAAAAAATTAATTGAACAGGCGGCGCCTCCAGGTGTACGTGCGCACGTTATTCCGCTTGATAAATTGGTGGAAGTTTCAAAAGATTCAAGATTTGGAAATACAAAAGCGTTATTGCTGTTTGAAAATCCTCAAGATGCACTTTATGTAATTGAAAGAGGTGTTGACATTAAAGAACTGAATGTAGGATCAATGGCTCACTCTGTTGGAAAAGTTATGGTTAATAATGTACTTTCAATGGATCAGAATGATGTTGATACCTATAAGAAACTTAGAGATCTAGGTGTAAAATTTGATGTTAGAAAAGTTGCCGCAGATAAACGGGCAGACTTGTTCAAATTAATTTCAGAAAAAGCAAATGAAGGATTAAAACTTTAA